The Arcanobacterium pinnipediorum genome includes the window CATCTCTTGCAGTAACAGCACATCCGGACGAACACTCGCGATCCATTCTTGCATTCCCTTACGCACCGCGGCGCGAATTCCGTTGACGTTACAGGTAGCTACTAGCATAGGTGCCTTTCCAATTAATTATTCTTAATTAATTGTACGGGGTTTATGAGTTTTGTTCACTTGCTTCGACGACGTTGGACAACAGCATCGCTCGAGTCATTGGCCCTACCCCACCCGGATTTGGTGAATAGAATCCCGCTTTATCGAATACTGCTGGATCGACATCGCCGAGCATTGCGGATTTTCCGGTTTGTGGATCGGTTACACGCGAAACGCCGACGTCGAACACAACCGCACCTGGGCGAACCATATCTGGGGTGATCATCTGAGCTACCCCGGCTGCGGCTACGATGATATCGGCACGCAAGGTGTGCTCGGCTAAGTCTTTGGTTGCGGAATGGCACGCATCGACGGTGGCATTAATCGAGCGCGAGGTAAGTAGGATTGCTAGGGGTTTGCCAACGGTTGTTCCGCGCCCAACAATGCACACATTAGCGCCAGACCATTGGACTCCATATCGCCGGCCAAGTTCCACGATACCCATCGGGGTACACGCAATCGGAGCAGGAATTTCGTTAGCGAGCCGGCCGATATTGACCGGATGTAGCCCATCAACATCCTTGGTGGGCTCAATTGCTTCCAACACTTTTTGGGTATCGATATGCCGAGGTAATGGCAGCTGCACGATGAAGCCCGAGCATTGCGGATCTTCGTTGAGCTTATGTACCTGGGCAAGTACTTCTTCGGTAGTTGATTCTTCGGGCATATCTACTCGTATCGAGTTAATCCCTACCTCAGCGCAGTCCCGATGCTTCATATTGACATACATCTGAGATCCGGGATTTTCTCCAACTAACACGGTAGCTAGCCCTGGCGTGTAGCCTAGGTTAGCAATTTTTTCTTTTAGTTCTTCTTTGATCTGGGCCAGAGTTGCCCGCCCATCCATCTTCACCGCAGTGCTCACCTACACTCCTCCTCTCAAGCCATGCAATCAGTGCGTTTGATCCAGACCCGGATATAACGGGAAGCGATCAGTCAGGGCAGCGACCCGAGCACGCAAGGCAGGAATATCAGCCGAGTTACCATCACGCAATGCAACGGCAATAATATCGGCGACTTCGCTAAATTCTTCGTCCCCAAATCCGCGCGTAGCCAATGCTGGAGTTCCGATTCGCAATCCAGACGTTACTGCCGGTGGACGTGGATCGAACGGGATCGCGTTACGATTGACGGTAATGCCGATCTCGTGGAGCAGATCTTCTGCTTCTTGACCGTTGAGTTCGTGGTTGCGTAAATCTACTAAAACGAGGTGAACATCAGTTCCGCCAGTGAGCACTGAGACGCCCTTATCAGCAACATCGGCAGCGATAAGACGCTCCGCAAGAATCTTTGCTCCGCGCAAGGTCCGCTCTTGCCGATCCTTAAACTCCGGTGTGCCAGCGAGCTTTAACGCAATAGCTTTCGCAGCAATCACGTGCATAAGCGGGCCACCTTGTTGGCCGGGGAAGACTGCGGAGTTGAGTTTCTTGCCGAGTGATTCATCACGAGACAAAATCATGCCCGAACGTGGACCACCGATGGTCTTATGAATAGTGGTGGTGACGACGTCGGCGTATGGGACTGGGCTGGGGTGTAACCCAGCGGCAACCAACCCCGCAAAATGAGCCATATCCACCCATAAGTATGCGCCAACTTCATCCGCAATCTCGCGAAAGGCCGCAAAATCTAAGTGCCGTGGGTAGGCAGACCAACCGGCAATAATCATCTTCGGCTTATGCTCTAGGGCTAGTTTGCGAACCTCATCCATATCGATGAGGTATGTTTGTGGATCTACACCGTAAGAGACAATGTTGAAGTTCTTGCCCGAGAAATTGATCTTCATGCCGTGAGTTAAATGCCCACCATGAGCCAGCGACAATCCCATAACGGTATCGCCGTGCTGAAGTAGTGCATGATAAATGGCAGCGTTGGCTTGTGCTCCAGCATGTGGTTGGACGTTAGCGTAGGCGGCCCCGAATAGTTCTTTGGCACGCTCAATAGCTAGATTCTCTGCAACATCAACAAATTCACAGCCGCCATAGTAACGCCGGCCGGGATATCCTTCAGCATATTTATTGGTTAGTACCGAGCCTTGTGCTTGGAGCACTGCGCGCGGCACAAAGTTTTCCGACGCAATCATTTCTAATGTGGCGCGTTGACGCCCTAATTCATCTTCTAGCACCTGAGCAATTTGTGGATCTAGCTCAGCAAGTGAAAGATCGAAAGAATCGACCACGTCGGCCCTCCTTAAGGACATCCATTAACGGTTACACATCTAGTTTACGCATAGTCTCCCACAGAACTTTAACACGTCTATATTGTGGGATATCGCCATCCACGTCGTGAACAGCGGTGAAGCTGGTTGTGTGTTTCACTCACACTTAGTTCAATAGGTGAGGTGGGATGACGTCGGTGGCACACTGATCTGCCGGGAGTTTTTTGACTACTTGCGCAGGGCTACCTAGGGCGACGACGTTGGCGGGAATGTCTTTTGTCACCACCGATCCCGCACCGATGACGGTGTTGTCCCCGATGGTGACGCCGGGCAACACGATCACACCGGCACCTAACCATACGTTATCGCCGATGTGAATCGGGCTACCGCCTTCCCAGCCTTGGCTACGCAGTGTGGGCTCGAGCGGATGCCAGGCGGTTAAGAGCTGGACGCGCGGTGCGATCTGACAGTTTTTGCCGATGGTGATGGGGGCGACGTCGAGAAAAATACAGTCGTAGTTGACGAATGTTCCGGCTCCGATTGAGGTGTGGATACCGTAATCTACTCGCAGTGGAGCACGTACGATAACTCCCTCGCCAACCTCCCCAAGCCAGTGGGTGAGCACAGCGTAGTGGGCATCCCAATCGGCTGCAGGCAAGGAATTGAATTCGTCTTGATATTTCATGGCACGCGCATGGATCTCTTGAAATTTGGGACCTTGCGGTGTGTAGAGCTGACCGTTGATCATGCGGTCATAGAGTTCTTCGTCGCGTTTCATCTTCTTATTCTAATTCTCTTTTCCTTCCGGAGATTCTTCCGCAGTTCTTTCTTCTTTAGTCCAAAAGTAGTCCCAGACATCCGGGATGAAATAGCCCGGGAGACGTTCTGACTCAAAGGTTCCCATATCGGGCAGAGAATACTGTATCTGTCTCGTTTCTTCGTCGATAGATTCTTTTAACGGGAAATACCCCTGCGGGTTATCAATCTTAAACTCTGACGGATTACTAAACTCTTTCCACTTACGTTTTATCCACGAGCACAGGCGTTGGACGAAATTCTTCTGCACATCAGTTGCGGATGCAGATTCTCTGCGCGCAACTTGAATCTGATGTGCGCGGATAAGGGATCTACCTAAGTAATAGGACGGCTTTTTACCCCCGATATTCTTGCACACAATCCAGATATCTAAGATTGTAGCGGCAAGAGCAGAACTAAAAATCCCGATTAAGAGCGCTTGAAAATATCCAGGTAGGTTTTCTTTATATGAGAGCACTATCAGCAAGAAGAAAAACGACTCATATAAGATAACAAAAATAAGATACCCGACATAGGGAAAAATACTCTCAATGGACAGCTTGACTGCAGGATAAAATCTTACCAGTAGAATTTTATGACGAATCAGGGAAACTAACACAACAACCAGCAGATATATCCCCAGTACCAGGATTTGTTTCCACACAGAAGCATTCGATATGTTCCATAAAAAAATTGGGATCGCAAAAATTGTCAATATATTCAGAAGTACTACTAAACCAAACTGAGCACTACCTATAGAATTATTTCTATATCTTATCTGAATATTCTTCCAGTGAGAATCTGCTGGTTGACTCTGGCCAGTTACCAGTTCAACACTCTTCTGAGCACGTTCCCATTTGTTTTGGTCATATAACGTCTTAATCGCCGCGATAATATACCGGTCAAGCGCTTGAGACTGAATAAAAAGGTAAATGTAGAAAAATAGAGTGGCAATACCAAGAGTGAATTGTAACCTACCGAAGGCTATCGGAAGCAAGATAAGAAGAAAAGGGCGAAAGAGAAACAAAAACATAGAGATACTACGGTAGTACGTCAGAACACTCACATGGTTATCAGCATCTCCAGCACCATTTAGCTCCGGATCAACCTTGAAATTAATCTTGTGCAATTTCTCTTCAGCGTCTGAGAGAGCAACCGTCGCCGCAATACCCACTGCAGCTAAGATAGTAAAAACTGTAGATAGCTCAGCATCACTAAGTTCTCTAAAAACACCACGAAAGAAATCGCGGACATAGCCCCAAACTACAGGATCGGGAGCTGCTCGAGGAACGACGGAGATCTTTAAGTTTTCAAGCTCTTCTGCCAGAAGATATCCCAAGCTAGGGCCACTGCCGCCGATCATATCTGAGAAATACTTAATAATAACAAAGAGGATAAAGCCTACAAGTGGTGCGAAAAAAATCACTAGAACGATATCGACGAAAACCATCCCTGCCAAAGATTCTTGTCGCGCTTTAACCACCGTCTTTTCTCGCTTCGCATCCTTCTTCGAGAAATTAAAACGCCCGGAGCGTTGCGGCTTCTTCTCAGCTACATCTTTATCATTCCCCATGAGCTCTCCGCCTAGAATTACTCGATCATTGAACATTCACATGATAAAGCATAAAACCCGAAAAGTAGGAAAAATGGTCGCGATCGCAGGCATATTCCGCGGGTCTGAGAACCTCAAATCTGCCTCGCAACGAGCAAGAATTGTTTAATCCAGGCCGCGCGCTGCCGCCCATCGTGAGAGCTCATGACGATTAGAGAGCTGGAGCTTGCGCAACACTGCCGAAACATGCGTCTCAACCGTTTTAATCGAAATAAACAACTCAGAAGCAGTCTCTCGATAGGTGTAGCCACGCGCGATCAGCCGCATCACTTCTTGTTCACGCTGCGATAAACGGTCAAGTTCCTCATCGCGCTGCGCCACATCGGCAGCATGTGCACCGAACGCATCGAGTACAAAACCAGCTAGCCGCGGAGAAAAAGCCGCATCCCCGCCAGCCACCCGCTCAATTGCTTCCACCAATTCGTTCGCACTAACTGCTTTGGTGACGTATCCGCGAGCGCCTGCGCGAATAACGGCAACGACGTCGTCGGCAGAATCTGACACTGATAGTGCAAGAAACCGGGTGGATACTCCGCCAGCTAACACACGGCGGGCAACTTCTGCCCCACCGCCACCGTGACCGCCGGGCAGGTGAACGTCGAGCAATACGACGTCGGGCGGGTTATCGCGCAGCGAACTGAGCGCGCTAACTGCACTATCAACCGAATCGGCTTCACCAACGCACACAATATCGGCGTAACTTTCGAGTTGGGAGCGCACACCGGCGCGTACCAAAGCGTGATCGTCTACGATAAATACTTTTAGACTCACTGGTTACCTCCCGAACTGATCCGCATGTGAACCTCCGAACCACCACTAGGTAGCGGGGAACGAATCACTACTTCTCCCCCAACTTTAGCAAGCCGGCCGCGAATCGAATCTCTAATCCCGGCGCGGTCGCGGGCAATCGCTTCCGGATCAAAGCCAGACCCGCGATCACGGACAAAAACCTCGCACGCACTCTCCCCAAGTTGGGCGTATAACGATATTTTCCCAGGCGCGTGTTTGGCCGCATTCGTCAACGCCTCCCGGGTAGCACCCAGCAAGGCATGGGTTGCCATATTCGGCTGGGCATCTCCGGTGATGACTGTATCGATCTCAGTATGGAATTTTTTATCAATTTCGGCTGCGATCTGGGAAATATTATCGGCCACAGATGTTCCTTCCACTGCCCGATCTGAATACAAATAGCGGCGTAAATCCCGTTCTTGGGCTCGGGCCAGTGTAGCTACTTCTTCTGCAGAATCGGCGCGCGAGCGGATCAACGCCAGGGTTTGTAACACTGAATCATGTAAATGGGCTGCGATATCGGCCCGCTCTGCTTCTCGGATACGTTGCGCATACTCATCGCGCAACTGGGTACGATTTTGCAGCAATACCGGCACTATCACGAATCCGATTGCGCTAATGACGGCCAAGCCCACACCCAGGCTCGCCATGGTTTGATAGATCCCGTAGTTTCGCGATGCGTAGGTCAGTGCGCCGAGTGTTGCGATAAGACTTCCAACAATCGTCCATCCGATCGGCGCAGAATCGTTACCAACCGGATGCGACCATGCGATGCCAGCACCGGCCAAAATAATGAGGAAGGAGATCAGACCAGAGCCGTATCCGTGTTGAATAACCACAATGCCTATCGCACTAGCCGCCAAAACGAGGGCGGTAATAACAAGTGGCTTGCATGCTGGGTTGGCTCGCCCGGTATCTGGGGTCAGTTCGTTCATTAACCGACGACGGCGACCAGGCAGACCCTCGTCTTTAGGTATGGTGACGGCTAAGATGACATAAATAATTATTCCGGCACCAAAAAATGGTGTGGCGACGACGAAGGCCCAACGCCATGCCGTAACCGATCCACCAAGATGCACACTTAATCCGCGCGCGACGCCGGCCAGTTTGCGCGGCGAGCGTCGCAACAGCTCGGGACGCTTCGCTAACCCTGGCGCGCGCAGATGTGAATAATCATTATCCGTCTTCATACCTTTTATCATCACATATGTAATG containing:
- the glyA gene encoding serine hydroxymethyltransferase, producing the protein MVDSFDLSLAELDPQIAQVLEDELGRQRATLEMIASENFVPRAVLQAQGSVLTNKYAEGYPGRRYYGGCEFVDVAENLAIERAKELFGAAYANVQPHAGAQANAAIYHALLQHGDTVMGLSLAHGGHLTHGMKINFSGKNFNIVSYGVDPQTYLIDMDEVRKLALEHKPKMIIAGWSAYPRHLDFAAFREIADEVGAYLWVDMAHFAGLVAAGLHPSPVPYADVVTTTIHKTIGGPRSGMILSRDESLGKKLNSAVFPGQQGGPLMHVIAAKAIALKLAGTPEFKDRQERTLRGAKILAERLIAADVADKGVSVLTGGTDVHLVLVDLRNHELNGQEAEDLLHEIGITVNRNAIPFDPRPPAVTSGLRIGTPALATRGFGDEEFSEVADIIAVALRDGNSADIPALRARVAALTDRFPLYPGLDQTH
- a CDS encoding sugar O-acetyltransferase; this encodes MKRDEELYDRMINGQLYTPQGPKFQEIHARAMKYQDEFNSLPAADWDAHYAVLTHWLGEVGEGVIVRAPLRVDYGIHTSIGAGTFVNYDCIFLDVAPITIGKNCQIAPRVQLLTAWHPLEPTLRSQGWEGGSPIHIGDNVWLGAGVIVLPGVTIGDNTVIGAGSVVTKDIPANVVALGSPAQVVKKLPADQCATDVIPPHLLN
- a CDS encoding ATP-binding protein, which produces MKTDNDYSHLRAPGLAKRPELLRRSPRKLAGVARGLSVHLGGSVTAWRWAFVVATPFFGAGIIIYVILAVTIPKDEGLPGRRRRLMNELTPDTGRANPACKPLVITALVLAASAIGIVVIQHGYGSGLISFLIILAGAGIAWSHPVGNDSAPIGWTIVGSLIATLGALTYASRNYGIYQTMASLGVGLAVISAIGFVIVPVLLQNRTQLRDEYAQRIREAERADIAAHLHDSVLQTLALIRSRADSAEEVATLARAQERDLRRYLYSDRAVEGTSVADNISQIAAEIDKKFHTEIDTVITGDAQPNMATHALLGATREALTNAAKHAPGKISLYAQLGESACEVFVRDRGSGFDPEAIARDRAGIRDSIRGRLAKVGGEVVIRSPLPSGGSEVHMRISSGGNQ
- a CDS encoding bifunctional methylenetetrahydrofolate dehydrogenase/methenyltetrahydrofolate cyclohydrolase, which translates into the protein MDGRATLAQIKEELKEKIANLGYTPGLATVLVGENPGSQMYVNMKHRDCAEVGINSIRVDMPEESTTEEVLAQVHKLNEDPQCSGFIVQLPLPRHIDTQKVLEAIEPTKDVDGLHPVNIGRLANEIPAPIACTPMGIVELGRRYGVQWSGANVCIVGRGTTVGKPLAILLTSRSINATVDACHSATKDLAEHTLRADIIVAAAGVAQMITPDMVRPGAVVFDVGVSRVTDPQTGKSAMLGDVDPAVFDKAGFYSPNPGGVGPMTRAMLLSNVVEASEQNS
- a CDS encoding response regulator, with the translated sequence MSLKVFIVDDHALVRAGVRSQLESYADIVCVGEADSVDSAVSALSSLRDNPPDVVLLDVHLPGGHGGGGAEVARRVLAGGVSTRFLALSVSDSADDVVAVIRAGARGYVTKAVSANELVEAIERVAGGDAAFSPRLAGFVLDAFGAHAADVAQRDEELDRLSQREQEVMRLIARGYTYRETASELFISIKTVETHVSAVLRKLQLSNRHELSRWAAARGLD